The Eretmochelys imbricata isolate rEreImb1 chromosome 19, rEreImb1.hap1, whole genome shotgun sequence genome contains a region encoding:
- the TRNP1 gene encoding TMF-regulated nuclear protein 1, with amino-acid sequence MPGSAGAGKPRPRAQEAAAAAAAGGSALPGLELAEARRRLLEAEARRRLVLELESRVQQLHRVLVQAELRLAGRAESLARLGSGAGQAQLRLAAHGQRLKKSLRRSRKARPPALLASALGGCVPWAAGRLRRGRGGAAPEPPESPFRRSPPGQPPA; translated from the coding sequence ATGCCCGGCAGCGCCGGCGCGGGCAAGCCCCGGCCGCGGGCgcaggaggcggcggcggcggcggcggcgggcggcTCGGCGCTGCCCGGGCTGGAGCTGGCCGAGGCCCGGCGGCGGCTGCTGGAGGCGGAGGCCCGGCGGCGGCTGGTGCTGGAGCTGGAGAGCCGGGTGCAGCAGCTGCACCGCGTCCTGGTGCAGGCCGAGCTGCGCCTGGCCGGCCGCGCCGAGAGCCTGGCCCGGCTGGGCAGCGGCGCCGGCCAGGCCCAGCTCCGCCTGGCCGCCCACGGGCAGCGCCTCAAGAAGAGCCTGCGGCGCTCCCGGAAGGCGCGGCCGCCCGCCCTGCTGGCCTCGGCGCTGGGCGGCTGCGTGCCCTGGGCGGCCGGGCGGCTGCGCCGCGGCCGGGGGGGCGCCGCCCCGGAGCCGCCCGAGTCCCCCTTCAGGAGGAGCCCGCCGGGGCAGCCCCCGGCCTga